The genomic stretch TTTTTTTGTTATCTCTCAGAGTTTTCAAAAGGGCACGAACTGCGCGAATTGTCTGCATCCATCTTACTTTTCTGGGCATTCTTGCGAATTTTGCGCCTTCCCTTGAGCCCTGTCCTCTGCGCCTTCCCTTTTCTCTCTGGTGTTGCATGTATCTAATCCTACCTCTTGAGTTACCTTTAACTTTCTTTGCCTTTATGACTCCCGCAGCGATCGCATTTCTGATGTCTTCTCTAGTGACAGCATTTGCGAGTTCGTCGACTGCATTAGGATCTATCCAGATTCTGTTGATTCCACAACCCAGAATCTCCGCAGCCATTCTTTTTTGATTTCTCAGATTCATTCTCTCACCTTCACGGGGTTAAGCACACGGATACCCATTTTTTCTGCTTCTTTCATTATCTC from Thermoplasmata archaeon encodes the following:
- a CDS encoding 50S ribosomal protein L19e, which encodes MNLRNQKRMAAEILGCGINRIWIDPNAVDELANAVTREDIRNAIAAGVIKAKKVKGNSRGRIRYMQHQREKGRRRGQGSREGAKFARMPRKVRWMQTIRAVRALLKTLRDNKKIDRKNYRKLYYQAKGGVFKSKAHLRMQLKAQGILKE